In one Bacillus sp. PK3_68 genomic region, the following are encoded:
- a CDS encoding aliphatic sulfonate ABC transporter substrate-binding protein — translation MKKKLGYFGFILLLLAGVLAGCNSAEEGKSGEKKKVVIGYFPNLDHVPAMIAREKGYYEEALGKDVDVEYKSFPDGGAFMVALKTGDVQAGLVGPGPVMNNFTNGADVKIVAGSSSGGTVIVARKGSGINSVKDFAGKTFITPGVGCTHDVQMETFVKDFGLESNRIGGSMKHTTGKPAQYAGLFESGKVDLAAVPEPWGSLLVKEEGAKIIVDSDEIAFGTTLPNSVLATSGKLIKEDPELVQDIVDAHKKAIDFINNNPEEAKKLTIAAIKKDTKQELAKDVVDSAWKRITYTADVNEKVVQEFADSSYDLKFLKKQPDFTALIDNQFAKK, via the coding sequence ATGAAAAAGAAGCTTGGTTATTTTGGCTTCATTCTGCTTTTGCTGGCGGGTGTACTGGCCGGCTGCAACTCAGCGGAAGAAGGAAAATCTGGAGAGAAAAAGAAAGTCGTCATTGGATACTTTCCCAACCTTGACCACGTGCCGGCAATGATCGCCCGGGAAAAGGGGTATTACGAGGAAGCGCTTGGTAAGGATGTAGATGTTGAATATAAATCCTTCCCGGATGGCGGGGCATTTATGGTTGCCCTGAAAACAGGAGACGTTCAGGCAGGGCTTGTCGGGCCTGGACCGGTAATGAACAACTTTACTAATGGAGCGGACGTGAAAATTGTCGCCGGCAGTTCTTCAGGTGGCACAGTGATCGTTGCCCGGAAAGGCAGCGGAATTAATTCTGTTAAAGATTTTGCAGGCAAAACATTTATTACTCCAGGTGTTGGCTGTACACATGACGTCCAAATGGAAACATTCGTTAAAGATTTCGGTCTTGAATCAAACCGGATTGGTGGTAGCATGAAGCATACAACAGGCAAGCCAGCCCAATATGCAGGTCTGTTTGAATCAGGCAAAGTAGATCTTGCTGCTGTTCCTGAACCATGGGGTTCCTTGCTTGTTAAAGAAGAGGGAGCCAAGATTATTGTGGATAGTGATGAAATTGCCTTCGGTACGACATTGCCTAACTCCGTACTCGCCACGAGCGGTAAATTAATAAAAGAAGATCCTGAACTTGTGCAAGATATTGTAGATGCTCATAAAAAAGCGATTGATTTTATTAACAATAATCCAGAAGAAGCGAAAAAGTTAACGATTGCAGCGATTAAAAAAGATACAAAACAAGAATTGGCAAAAGATGTGGTTGATAGTGCATGGAAAAGAATTACGTACACAGCTGACGTAAATGAAAAAGTTGTGCAGGAATTTGCTGACTCTTCATATGACTTGAAATTCCTAAAAAAACAGCCTGATTTCACTGCTTTGATTGATAATCAATTTGCCAAAAAATAA
- the metC gene encoding cystathionine beta-lyase, which translates to MSDNYSFQTKLLHNSHKFDEGTGAVSVPIQHASTFHQKDFDQFGSYDYSRSGNPTREALETAIAELEGGTRGFAFSSGMAAISTAFLLLSKGDHILITEDVYGGTYRMVTSVLNRFGIEHTFVDMTNLHEVASNIKENTKLIYMETPSNPLLKVTDIKGIVKLAKANNCLTFVDNTFLTPALQRPLDLGVDLVLHSATKFLSGHSDVLAGLAVTKDKELGDRLYALQNSFGAVLGVQDAWLVLRGLKTLHVRLEQSSKSAQKLAEFLQKHELVEKVYYPGLSDHEGHVVHSYQSTGPGAVLSFELKDEEAVRKFVNQVKIPVFAVSLGAVESILSYPAKMSHAAMPREERYKRGITDGLLRLSVGLESVEDLISDFEEALQVVKLPISL; encoded by the coding sequence ATGAGTGATAATTATTCTTTCCAAACAAAACTATTGCATAACAGCCATAAATTCGATGAAGGAACCGGAGCGGTCAGTGTACCGATTCAGCATGCTTCTACATTCCATCAAAAGGACTTTGATCAATTTGGCAGTTATGATTACAGCCGTTCTGGGAATCCGACGCGAGAAGCGTTAGAAACTGCCATTGCTGAACTTGAGGGCGGCACGCGGGGCTTTGCCTTTTCATCAGGCATGGCAGCCATTTCTACGGCCTTTCTTTTGCTTTCTAAAGGAGACCATATATTAATTACAGAAGATGTATACGGCGGCACGTATCGCATGGTCACAAGTGTCTTGAACCGTTTCGGTATTGAACATACATTTGTGGACATGACGAATCTGCATGAAGTGGCCTCAAACATAAAAGAGAATACGAAATTAATTTATATGGAAACGCCGTCCAATCCATTGCTGAAAGTAACGGATATAAAGGGAATTGTTAAATTGGCTAAAGCAAATAATTGCCTGACATTTGTGGATAACACATTTCTTACACCAGCTTTGCAGCGTCCGCTTGATCTTGGTGTAGATCTTGTTCTGCACAGCGCTACTAAGTTTTTATCGGGACATAGCGATGTACTAGCCGGCCTGGCTGTAACAAAAGACAAAGAACTGGGTGATCGCTTGTATGCTTTGCAGAATTCATTTGGAGCCGTTCTTGGTGTGCAAGATGCCTGGCTTGTGCTGAGAGGCTTGAAAACTCTTCATGTCCGGCTTGAACAGTCTTCTAAATCCGCACAAAAATTAGCTGAGTTTTTACAAAAACATGAGCTTGTAGAAAAAGTTTATTATCCAGGATTATCTGATCATGAGGGACACGTCGTTCATTCTTACCAGTCAACCGGTCCGGGAGCTGTGCTCTCCTTTGAATTAAAAGATGAAGAGGCTGTGCGTAAGTTCGTTAATCAGGTGAAGATTCCCGTGTTTGCTGTCAGCCTCGGAGCAGTAGAGTCAATCTTGTCTTATCCGGCAAAAATGTCTCATGCCGCTATGCCGAGGGAGGAACGGTATAAGAGAGGGATTACAGACGGACTGTTAAGGTTGT